A region of Nostoc sp. 'Peltigera membranacea cyanobiont' N6 DNA encodes the following proteins:
- a CDS encoding bifunctional aminoglycoside phosphotransferase/ATP-binding protein has protein sequence MTEATLPVLIQQMLQPGFYPHAVTEPIELIQTHISYVLLTGDYAYKLKKPMNFGFLDFSTLEKRQHFCQEELRLNQRGAGELYLEVLPITLVGEQYQLGGTGEAVEYVLKMRQFPQESLLSTFFEQGKLNETLLDELGRVVAKYHAEAQTNDYIRSFGEVPKVRAAFDENYQQTENYIGGPQTQAQFTETKQYTDNFFAERPELFASRIHNNYIRECHGDLHLRNIALWHDKILLFDCIEFNEPFRFVDVMYDVAFTVMDLEARHRKDLGNAFLNAYIEQTGDWEGLQVLPLYLSRQAYVRAKVTSFLLGDPSVPATVKEEATKTASEYYKQAWEYTKPKVGELILMSGLSGSGKSTTARHLARQQGAIHLRSDAVRKHLGGIPLWERGGDDLYTPEMTEKTYTRLLELGIILAKQGFSVILDAKYDKQQLRQEAIAQATKHEIPFQIIQCTAPLEVLKERLNNRTGDIADATADLLASQIKQAEPFTEEEQTYLKILDTTQVIRNS, from the coding sequence ATGACAGAAGCGACTCTTCCAGTCTTAATTCAGCAAATGTTGCAGCCTGGATTTTATCCCCATGCGGTAACAGAACCCATTGAACTAATTCAAACTCACATTTCTTATGTGCTGCTGACTGGAGATTACGCTTATAAGCTGAAAAAACCGATGAATTTTGGCTTTTTGGACTTTTCCACCTTAGAGAAGCGGCAGCATTTTTGTCAGGAAGAGTTGCGGTTAAATCAGAGGGGTGCTGGTGAACTATATTTAGAAGTTTTGCCCATAACTCTGGTAGGGGAGCAATACCAGTTAGGGGGAACGGGTGAGGCTGTAGAATATGTGCTGAAAATGCGGCAGTTTCCTCAAGAGTCGCTATTGAGTACATTTTTTGAACAGGGTAAATTAAATGAGACACTCCTAGATGAGTTGGGACGGGTGGTAGCTAAATACCATGCCGAAGCACAGACGAATGATTATATTCGCAGTTTTGGTGAAGTCCCAAAAGTCCGGGCTGCATTTGACGAGAATTATCAGCAAACTGAGAATTATATTGGTGGCCCTCAGACTCAAGCACAATTTACAGAAACAAAGCAATATACAGATAACTTTTTTGCAGAACGTCCAGAATTATTTGCTAGCAGAATTCACAACAACTATATTCGTGAATGTCACGGGGATTTACACCTGAGGAATATTGCCCTGTGGCACGATAAAATTTTGCTGTTTGATTGCATTGAGTTTAACGAGCCGTTTCGCTTTGTCGATGTGATGTACGATGTGGCGTTCACGGTGATGGATTTGGAAGCGCGGCACCGCAAAGACTTAGGTAATGCGTTTTTGAATGCCTACATAGAGCAAACTGGAGACTGGGAAGGTTTACAGGTGCTGCCTTTATATTTAAGTCGGCAGGCTTATGTCAGAGCGAAGGTGACATCATTTTTGCTAGGCGATCCGAGCGTACCCGCGACGGTAAAGGAAGAGGCGACAAAAACCGCCAGTGAGTATTATAAACAGGCTTGGGAGTACACTAAACCAAAGGTTGGAGAGCTAATTTTGATGTCAGGGTTGTCGGGTTCTGGTAAAAGTACCACAGCCAGACATTTAGCCCGTCAACAGGGAGCGATTCACCTGCGTTCTGATGCGGTGCGGAAACATTTAGGGGGAATTCCTCTGTGGGAAAGAGGTGGCGATGATTTATATACGCCTGAGATGACCGAGAAAACCTACACAAGGCTGCTGGAATTGGGAATTATCCTGGCTAAACAAGGGTTTTCGGTGATTTTGGATGCCAAGTATGATAAACAGCAGTTGCGGCAAGAAGCGATCGCTCAAGCTACAAAGCACGAAATTCCCTTTCAGATTATCCAATGCACAGCACCGCTAGAAGTTCTAAAAGAGCGTCTAAACAACCGCACTGGTGATATCGCTGATGCCACCGCCGATTTATTAGCTTCACAAATCAAACAAGCTGAACCTTTCACTGAAGAAGAACAAACCTACCTAAAGATTTTGGATACAACTCAAGTAATTCGTAATTCGTAA
- a CDS encoding 50S ribosomal protein L25/general stress protein Ctc: MAITVESQKRPEGSKPRALRRSGLIPGNLYGHKGTESISLTIDAKTVERLLKRVSVNNTLIELNIADAPWRGKTLLRELQIHPAKGTPYHLSFFAVAGHGDTTVEVRLRFVGTAVGVKQEGGVLDTVISELQVSCAPENIPDVIEIDVTNLQIGDSLSISDIAFPEGVTPLAESERLVVSVLPPQISAEDAGIETETEAAS, from the coding sequence ATGGCTATTACAGTCGAATCTCAAAAACGTCCAGAAGGCAGCAAGCCAAGAGCTTTGCGCCGTTCTGGATTGATACCTGGCAATTTGTATGGTCATAAGGGTACAGAGTCAATTTCTTTGACTATTGATGCTAAAACCGTTGAGCGCTTGCTCAAAAGGGTTTCAGTTAATAACACCTTGATTGAATTAAACATTGCTGATGCACCTTGGCGCGGCAAAACGCTACTGCGGGAACTTCAGATCCATCCAGCAAAAGGTACGCCCTACCACCTCAGCTTTTTCGCGGTTGCTGGCCACGGTGACACCACTGTAGAAGTACGTCTGCGTTTTGTGGGAACTGCTGTTGGTGTTAAACAAGAAGGTGGTGTGTTAGACACCGTAATCTCCGAATTGCAAGTTAGTTGTGCGCCAGAAAACATCCCAGATGTAATTGAAATCGATGTCACTAACTTGCAAATTGGAGACAGTTTGAGTATTAGTGATATAGCCTTTCCTGAAGGTGTAACACCTCTAGCTGAATCAGAGCGACTTGTTGTCAGTGTTTTGCCACCACAAATTAGTGCTGAAGATGCTGGGATAGAAACTGAAACTGAGGCAGCTTCTTAA
- a CDS encoding YdcF family protein, which translates to MFLYLSKLLPLFFYPLGLACVSLVVALVTLWKRPRTAAIAIAFALTLLLFCSNAWIAKSLVRSLEWQNLPLAQIPNAEAIVVLGGATKSAFFPRPTVDLSEAGDRVIYAAQLYRQKKAPIIILSGGRIDWRGSGSPESADMATILTSIGIPSEAIVQETESLNTYQNAVNVRKILESRNIKQVLLVTSAMHMPRSLRIFQRQGINAIATPTDFLVTHGELQELGGTPKAAILNLLPDTDNLHQFTTALKEYIGSFVYSLRGWL; encoded by the coding sequence ATGTTTTTATATCTATCCAAATTACTACCACTATTTTTTTATCCACTCGGATTAGCCTGTGTCAGTTTGGTAGTGGCATTAGTTACATTGTGGAAACGACCGCGCACTGCGGCGATCGCAATTGCTTTTGCTCTAACTTTATTGCTATTTTGTAGTAATGCTTGGATCGCTAAATCATTGGTGCGATCGCTAGAATGGCAAAATCTTCCACTCGCCCAAATACCAAATGCAGAAGCAATTGTGGTTTTGGGTGGTGCAACTAAATCAGCTTTTTTCCCAAGACCTACGGTTGATTTGAGTGAAGCAGGCGATCGCGTGATTTATGCCGCCCAACTATATCGCCAAAAAAAAGCGCCTATAATCATTCTTAGCGGAGGGCGCATTGATTGGCGTGGTAGCGGTTCGCCAGAATCGGCAGATATGGCAACAATACTCACATCTATTGGTATTCCATCTGAGGCGATCGTTCAGGAAACTGAATCTCTTAATACTTATCAAAATGCTGTAAATGTCCGAAAAATTTTAGAATCTCGTAATATTAAACAGGTATTATTAGTTACTTCGGCAATGCACATGCCGCGATCGCTTCGGATTTTCCAACGTCAAGGAATTAATGCTATTGCTACACCCACTGACTTTTTAGTTACTCACGGGGAACTGCAAGAACTTGGTGGCACTCCCAAAGCCGCTATACTGAATTTATTACCCGATACTGACAACTTACACCAATTTACCACTGCTTTAAAAGAGTACATTGGTTCTTTTGTCTATAGTTTGCGTGGTTGGCTTTAA
- a CDS encoding vWA domain-containing protein, translating to MKVKLLSALNDNNVDLAQTNSQRQLAMTIFAIAGEFDQNLTLNLCLILDRSGSMHGQPIKTVIQAVEGLIDRLKVGDRISVVAFSGTAEVIIPNQAIEDPESIKSQIKSKLSASGGTVIADGLELGITELMKGTRGAVSQAFLLTDGHGESGLRIWKWDIGRDDNKRCLKLAQKAAKLNLTINTFGFGNSWNQDLLEKIADVGGGTLAHIEHPEQALEQFSRLFGRIQSIGLTNAYLLLSLVPNVRLAELKPIAQVAPDTIELPMEREADGSFAVRLGDLMQDVERVVLANIYLGQLPEGKQAIGHLQIRYDDPMVNQERLLSPLVPVYADVVRAYQPASNPQVQQSILALAKYRQTQLAEAKLQQGDRTGAATMLQTAAKTALQIGDKGAATVLQTSATRLQAGEELSEADLKKTRIVSKTVLQP from the coding sequence ATGAAAGTTAAATTGCTCTCGGCGTTAAATGACAATAATGTTGATCTGGCTCAAACAAATAGCCAACGTCAACTAGCAATGACGATTTTTGCAATCGCTGGCGAGTTTGACCAAAATCTGACCCTTAACCTCTGCTTGATTCTAGATAGAAGCGGTTCTATGCATGGACAACCGATTAAAACGGTGATTCAAGCAGTGGAAGGATTAATAGATCGGTTAAAAGTTGGCGATCGCATCTCAGTTGTGGCTTTTTCCGGTACTGCGGAAGTCATTATCCCCAACCAAGCGATCGAAGACCCCGAAAGCATCAAATCTCAAATTAAAAGCAAACTCAGTGCTAGCGGCGGTACAGTCATCGCTGATGGTTTGGAACTGGGAATTACAGAACTGATGAAGGGCACAAGAGGTGCTGTTTCTCAGGCGTTTTTGCTCACAGATGGTCATGGTGAAAGCGGTTTGCGAATTTGGAAGTGGGATATTGGGCGAGATGACAACAAGCGCTGTCTCAAACTGGCACAAAAGGCTGCAAAGCTGAACTTAACTATCAACACTTTCGGATTTGGCAATAGCTGGAATCAGGATTTGCTGGAAAAAATTGCTGATGTCGGTGGTGGAACTTTAGCCCATATTGAACATCCCGAACAAGCTTTAGAGCAGTTTAGCCGACTATTTGGGCGAATTCAGTCCATTGGGCTAACTAATGCCTATTTGCTGTTATCTCTAGTGCCCAATGTCCGACTAGCAGAATTGAAACCCATTGCCCAAGTTGCCCCAGACACAATCGAGTTACCAATGGAACGAGAAGCGGATGGTAGCTTTGCTGTGCGTTTGGGAGATTTGATGCAGGATGTAGAACGGGTAGTTTTGGCTAATATTTATCTGGGACAATTGCCAGAAGGTAAACAAGCGATCGGGCATTTGCAAATCCGTTATGATGACCCGATGGTTAACCAAGAACGCTTACTTTCGCCCCTTGTGCCAGTGTATGCAGATGTAGTGCGGGCATATCAACCAGCGTCTAATCCCCAGGTACAGCAGTCTATTTTAGCATTAGCAAAGTATCGCCAAACCCAGTTAGCCGAGGCGAAATTACAACAAGGCGATCGCACTGGTGCAGCTACAATGCTACAAACAGCCGCCAAAACTGCTTTACAAATCGGAGATAAAGGGGCGGCGACAGTGTTGCAAACTTCCGCCACTCGCCTGCAAGCTGGAGAAGAACTTTCCGAAGCAGACCTCAAGAAAACTAGGATTGTATCAAAAACTGTTTTACAGCCATAG
- the gloA2 gene encoding SMU1112c/YaeR family gloxylase I-like metalloprotein, which produces MKTTGIHHVAIICSDYNRSKKFYVEVLGLSIIQETFRAERHSYKLDLQVGENAQIELFSFPNPPERPSKPEACGLRHLAFKVDDIEETVFYLNSQGVETENIRIDEITGKKFTFFKDPDNLPLEIYEFSLDW; this is translated from the coding sequence ATGAAAACCACTGGCATTCATCATGTAGCCATTATTTGTTCTGACTACAATCGCTCCAAAAAGTTTTATGTAGAAGTTTTAGGTCTTTCTATTATTCAAGAGACTTTTCGCGCCGAGAGACATTCTTATAAATTAGATTTACAAGTTGGAGAAAATGCTCAAATAGAGCTATTCTCTTTCCCAAATCCTCCAGAACGGCCTAGTAAGCCAGAAGCTTGTGGCTTAAGACATCTTGCTTTTAAAGTTGATGATATCGAGGAAACTGTTTTTTACTTAAACTCGCAAGGTGTAGAAACAGAAAATATCAGAATTGACGAAATTACAGGTAAGAAATTCACTTTTTTTAAAGACCCTGATAATTTGCCATTAGAGATTTATGAGTTTTCGTTGGACTGGTAA
- a CDS encoding ATP-dependent Clp protease proteolytic subunit, producing MDISPIKAVQAPYYGDSSYRTPPPDLPSLLLKERIVYIGMPLVPAVTELIVAELLFLQSDDPEKPIKIYINSTGTSGYSGEPIGFETEAFAIFDTMKYIKPPIHTICVGSAMGMAAMLLSAGTKGCRASLPHSSIILHQPKSYAQGQATDIQIRAREVLVNKGALVDILNRTTGQPPEKIAKDMDRLLYLTPYEAKEYGLIDRVFEKEELANPPLPASVL from the coding sequence ATGGACATTTCCCCAATTAAGGCTGTTCAAGCCCCATATTACGGCGATAGCTCTTACCGGACACCACCGCCAGATTTACCTTCCCTCTTATTAAAGGAGCGAATAGTCTATATTGGGATGCCACTGGTGCCTGCTGTCACGGAATTAATCGTGGCCGAGTTGCTATTTTTGCAGTCCGACGACCCAGAAAAGCCCATTAAAATCTATATCAACTCCACCGGCACATCCGGTTACAGTGGCGAACCCATTGGCTTTGAAACCGAAGCCTTCGCCATCTTTGACACCATGAAATATATCAAGCCTCCTATCCACACCATCTGCGTCGGTTCTGCGATGGGTATGGCAGCCATGCTTCTCAGTGCTGGTACAAAAGGTTGCCGCGCTAGTTTGCCTCACTCTTCGATTATCCTGCATCAGCCTAAAAGCTACGCCCAAGGTCAAGCAACGGATATTCAAATTCGGGCAAGGGAAGTTTTGGTAAATAAAGGGGCGTTGGTTGATATTTTAAATCGCACCACCGGACAGCCCCCAGAAAAAATTGCTAAAGATATGGATAGGTTGTTATATCTAACACCTTACGAAGCGAAGGAATACGGGCTAATTGACAGAGTTTTTGAGAAAGAAGAACTCGCAAATCCCCCACTTCCAGCCAGTGTCCTTTAA
- a CDS encoding HAD family hydrolase gives MSLKAVLFDFNGVIINDEPIHLQLIDEILIEENLQPQKVSERQASLGRSDRACFQQLLANRGRVGDEKYLTQLLYRKAEAYVVELEKIEKLPLYSGVEDLIYQVRSRNLKLGLVSGAIRKEIELVLHRAKLAQHFKIIVAGDDITTSKPEPDGYLLAVKRLNQEYPELNLQPYECLAIEDTPAGIAAAKRSQMQVVGVANTYPFHMLQRCCNWTVDYLSDLELERVQKVYSQKEPQPSATEC, from the coding sequence ATGAGTTTAAAGGCAGTTCTCTTTGATTTCAATGGTGTCATCATTAACGATGAGCCAATCCACCTGCAACTGATAGATGAGATTCTCATTGAAGAAAATCTCCAACCCCAAAAGGTGAGCGAGCGTCAAGCTTCTCTTGGACGCAGCGATCGCGCTTGTTTTCAGCAACTACTCGCTAATCGTGGTAGAGTAGGCGATGAGAAGTATTTAACTCAGTTGTTGTACCGCAAAGCAGAAGCCTATGTGGTGGAACTAGAGAAAATAGAGAAACTGCCTTTATATTCGGGTGTAGAAGACTTAATATATCAGGTGCGATCGCGGAATCTGAAATTAGGATTAGTTAGTGGCGCGATTCGTAAAGAAATAGAATTGGTACTCCATCGCGCCAAATTAGCCCAACATTTTAAAATTATCGTCGCGGGTGATGACATCACCACCAGTAAACCAGAACCTGATGGTTATTTACTGGCGGTGAAACGTTTGAATCAAGAATATCCTGAATTAAACCTTCAACCATACGAGTGTCTGGCCATTGAAGATACTCCAGCAGGGATTGCAGCAGCGAAGCGATCGCAAATGCAAGTTGTAGGTGTAGCCAATACTTATCCATTTCACATGCTCCAGCGCTGCTGTAACTGGACTGTTGATTATCTCAGCGATTTGGAACTCGAACGGGTGCAAAAAGTTTATTCCCAAAAAGAGCCTCAGCCATCGGCAACTGAATGTTAG
- a CDS encoding class I SAM-dependent methyltransferase gives MAVRQDTIWERFLSPVVRLLIDEDGLRRYADSINWEKECDRYRRDDVIIPSYYSNQNFHGITGGYLTYNAAVTYDPITQYVVPPNETIVRQALVDAVKVKPRRILDLGCGTGSTTLMLKRAFPEAEVIGLDLSPYMLVRAEDKARNAGLEIVWRHGNAEKTGLRDASFDLVTASLLFYETPNEVSLAILQESFRLLVTGGQVLILDGNQKTRRQLEWLNDVFEEPYIREYATGSIEANMGTAGFEAVRSHDVWWINQVTGGVKPIATENVRRYTPTSIDNNDLEGLGSPAFGIMA, from the coding sequence ATGGCAGTGCGTCAAGATACAATCTGGGAACGTTTTTTATCCCCTGTAGTGCGTCTTTTAATTGATGAAGATGGGTTACGGCGTTACGCTGATAGTATTAACTGGGAGAAAGAGTGCGATCGCTATCGACGAGATGATGTGATAATTCCCTCGTACTACAGCAATCAAAATTTCCACGGGATTACAGGCGGCTATCTCACTTACAATGCAGCAGTTACTTACGATCCGATTACCCAATATGTTGTGCCACCGAATGAAACTATTGTCCGTCAGGCTTTAGTTGATGCCGTCAAGGTAAAACCACGACGCATACTTGACTTAGGTTGTGGCACAGGTTCCACTACTCTAATGTTAAAACGAGCTTTTCCCGAAGCGGAAGTTATTGGTTTGGATTTATCACCTTATATGCTGGTAAGGGCAGAAGATAAAGCTAGAAATGCTGGTTTAGAGATAGTCTGGCGACACGGAAATGCGGAAAAAACTGGTTTGAGGGATGCTTCATTTGACTTAGTGACAGCTTCTTTGCTATTCTACGAAACACCAAATGAGGTGTCCCTAGCAATTTTGCAGGAAAGCTTTCGGTTGCTAGTAACTGGAGGGCAAGTCTTAATTCTAGATGGGAATCAGAAGACTCGGCGGCAGCTAGAATGGCTTAATGATGTTTTTGAAGAGCCATATATTCGTGAGTATGCTACTGGTAGTATAGAGGCGAATATGGGTACGGCCGGATTTGAAGCAGTGCGATCGCACGATGTATGGTGGATAAATCAGGTAACTGGCGGCGTTAAACCGATCGCAACCGAAAATGTCCGTCGTTATACTCCCACATCAATAGATAATAATGATTTGGAGGGACTTGGATCTCCAGCATTTGGCATAATGGCATGA
- a CDS encoding RtcB family protein, whose product MKAGVFVHNCGMSAIKTSFTAEQLEGKLKKIRLDIEAAIPTGFNENKDVEKSVINWQHWDDFKDLHRGVQDLQSKAMKQMGSLGGGNHFIEVCLDTENQVWLMLHSGSRNIGNKLAQCHIYTARELAKMAGNKLPDPDLAHFVAGTPEFQAYWHDLQWSQDYARVNRDVMMARFKHIVEKHLVGGKGTKPLLQVNCHHNYAEKEVHFGEDVYVTRKGAVRAQTEDYGIIPGSMGAKSFIVKGKGNAHSFCSCSHGAGRLMSRNKAKNVYTLDDLIEQTNGVECRKDEGVLDEIPGAYKPIEQVMENQADLVEVVATLKQVLCVKG is encoded by the coding sequence CTGAAAGCTGGGGTATTTGTTCATAACTGCGGAATGAGCGCTATCAAAACGTCATTTACTGCTGAACAATTAGAAGGAAAACTGAAGAAAATCCGCCTGGATATTGAAGCTGCAATTCCTACTGGGTTCAACGAAAACAAAGACGTTGAAAAATCTGTTATCAATTGGCAACACTGGGATGATTTTAAAGACTTGCATCGTGGCGTGCAAGACCTACAAAGTAAAGCAATGAAACAGATGGGTTCTCTCGGTGGAGGAAACCATTTTATTGAAGTGTGTCTTGATACAGAGAATCAAGTTTGGCTGATGCTGCATTCTGGTTCGCGTAACATCGGCAATAAACTCGCCCAGTGTCATATTTACACAGCTAGAGAATTAGCAAAAATGGCAGGTAATAAATTGCCTGACCCTGATTTGGCTCACTTTGTCGCTGGTACGCCAGAATTCCAAGCATACTGGCATGATTTGCAATGGTCGCAAGACTATGCGCGTGTTAACCGCGATGTGATGATGGCGCGTTTTAAGCATATAGTTGAAAAACATCTGGTAGGTGGGAAGGGAACTAAACCTTTATTGCAGGTTAATTGTCATCACAATTACGCCGAGAAAGAAGTGCATTTTGGCGAGGATGTATACGTTACTCGCAAGGGTGCAGTCCGCGCCCAGACTGAAGATTATGGAATTATTCCTGGTTCGATGGGAGCAAAGTCTTTCATCGTTAAGGGTAAAGGTAATGCTCACAGCTTCTGTTCTTGCTCCCACGGTGCAGGGCGTTTGATGTCTAGAAATAAGGCAAAAAATGTATACACACTTGATGATTTGATCGAGCAAACAAATGGTGTAGAATGCCGCAAAGATGAGGGCGTGTTAGATGAAATTCCCGGCGCTTATAAACCTATAGAACAAGTGATGGAAAATCAAGCTGATTTGGTTGAAGTTGTAGCAACACTTAAGCAAGTTCTTTGTGTTAAGGGCTAA
- a CDS encoding adenylosuccinate synthase — translation MANVIVIGAQWGDEGKGKITDLLSRSADVVVRYQGGVNAGHTIVVKGQTFKLHLIPSGILYPNTDCIIGCGTVIDPQVLIAEIDQLKELNISTDHLLISETAHVTMPYHRLIDQASEERRGSHKIGTTGRGIGPTYADKSERTGIRVLDLMNPDELREQLEWTINNKNLILEKLYNLPPLDAQEVIEEYLGYAERLRPYVIDTSLKISDAIQRRRNILFEGAQGTLLDLDHGTYPYVTSSNPVAGGACVGTGVGPTMIDRVIGVSKAYTTRVGEGPFPTELHGELGELLCDRGAEFGTTTGRKRRCGWFDAVIGRYAVRINGMDCMALTKLDVLDELESIQVCVAYDIDGRRSEHFPTSSRQFARCRPIYKTLPGWKVSTTDCRTLEDLPQQALDYLKFLAELMEVPIAIVSLGASRDQTIIVEDPIHGPKRALLHPDGTPATLLSA, via the coding sequence TTGGCTAACGTCATTGTCATAGGTGCCCAATGGGGCGATGAAGGAAAAGGTAAAATAACTGACTTACTCAGCCGTTCCGCAGATGTTGTGGTGCGTTACCAAGGGGGTGTCAATGCTGGACACACGATTGTAGTTAAAGGTCAGACCTTTAAACTGCACTTGATTCCCTCTGGTATTTTGTATCCAAATACCGATTGCATTATCGGCTGTGGAACAGTGATCGATCCACAGGTTTTGATCGCAGAAATCGACCAATTAAAAGAACTAAATATTTCCACTGACCACCTGCTGATATCTGAGACAGCCCACGTAACGATGCCTTATCATCGATTGATTGACCAGGCATCGGAAGAAAGACGGGGAAGCCATAAGATCGGCACAACAGGTCGGGGCATTGGGCCGACTTATGCTGATAAATCTGAACGTACAGGCATTCGGGTTTTAGACTTGATGAACCCGGATGAGCTACGCGAGCAGTTGGAGTGGACGATTAATAATAAAAACCTCATTTTAGAAAAGCTTTACAACTTGCCGCCTCTAGATGCACAAGAGGTGATTGAGGAGTATTTGGGATATGCAGAACGGTTGCGCCCTTACGTTATTGATACATCGTTAAAAATATCCGATGCGATTCAGCGACGGCGCAATATTTTGTTTGAAGGCGCACAAGGTACGCTCCTGGACTTAGATCACGGAACTTATCCTTATGTCACCTCCTCTAACCCTGTGGCGGGCGGGGCTTGCGTTGGTACTGGGGTAGGGCCGACAATGATCGATCGGGTAATTGGAGTGTCGAAAGCCTATACAACCCGTGTAGGGGAGGGGCCATTTCCCACGGAATTGCATGGAGAGTTGGGAGAATTGTTGTGCGATCGCGGTGCCGAATTTGGCACAACCACCGGACGCAAACGGCGTTGTGGCTGGTTTGATGCGGTCATTGGTCGCTATGCCGTGCGGATTAACGGCATGGATTGTATGGCGCTGACTAAACTGGATGTCCTCGATGAATTAGAGTCAATCCAAGTTTGTGTAGCTTATGACATAGATGGCCGACGCAGCGAACACTTCCCCACAAGTTCTCGTCAATTTGCTAGATGTCGGCCCATCTACAAAACCTTACCAGGCTGGAAAGTGTCAACAACTGACTGCCGCACCCTGGAAGACTTGCCACAGCAAGCACTGGACTATCTAAAATTCCTCGCCGAATTAATGGAAGTCCCGATCGCGATCGTCTCACTAGGAGCCAGCCGCGATCAAACCATAATTGTAGAAGACCCCATCCACGGGCCAAAACGCGCTTTATTGCACCCTGACGGCACACCTGCTACCTTGCTAAGTGCGTGA
- a CDS encoding vWA domain-containing protein, whose translation MKVSLQPALNDGNLDANQLNSQRQLGISISAIAETQDRHVPLNLCLILDHSGSMNGRSLETVKKAANRLVDRLNPSDRLSVVVFDHRAKVLIPSQSVENPEKIKNQINRLAADGGTAIDEGLRLGIEELAKGKKDTVSQAFLLTDGENEHGDNNRCLKFAQLAASYNLTLNTLGFGDNWNQDVLEKIADAGLGTLSYIQKPEEAVDEFNRLFSRIQTVGLTNAYLLFSLMPNVRLAELKPVAQVSPDTIELPLQQEADGRFAVRLGDLMKDAERVILANIYLGQLPAGEQAIANVQVRYDDPAANKVGLVTPNISVYAHVVKNYQADPNPQVQQSILALAKYRQTQLAETKLQQGDRSGAATMLQTAAKTALQMGDTGAATVLQTSATQLQSGGDLSESDRKKTRIVSKTVLQDTPPQ comes from the coding sequence ATGAAGGTTAGTTTGCAGCCTGCCTTGAATGATGGTAATCTGGACGCGAATCAACTGAATAGTCAACGTCAGTTGGGAATTTCGATTTCTGCGATCGCAGAGACTCAAGACCGCCATGTGCCACTTAATCTATGCCTGATTCTGGATCATAGTGGTTCTATGAACGGGCGATCGCTAGAAACGGTAAAAAAAGCAGCAAATCGTCTGGTGGATAGACTCAATCCTAGCGATCGCCTCAGTGTTGTAGTTTTCGATCATCGTGCCAAAGTCTTAATACCTAGTCAAAGTGTCGAAAATCCAGAGAAAATCAAAAATCAAATTAATCGCCTAGCCGCCGATGGTGGAACTGCTATTGATGAAGGATTGCGCTTGGGGATTGAGGAGTTGGCAAAGGGAAAAAAAGATACTGTTTCCCAAGCCTTCTTATTAACTGACGGTGAAAATGAACATGGTGATAACAATCGCTGTTTGAAATTCGCTCAATTAGCTGCTAGCTATAATTTGACTTTGAACACTCTGGGATTTGGTGACAACTGGAACCAAGATGTTTTAGAAAAAATTGCTGATGCTGGTTTGGGTACTTTATCTTACATTCAAAAGCCGGAAGAGGCAGTGGATGAGTTTAATCGCCTGTTCAGTCGCATTCAAACAGTGGGATTGACTAATGCTTATCTGTTATTCTCCCTAATGCCCAATGTCAGATTAGCCGAACTTAAACCTGTTGCCCAAGTTTCCCCAGACACAATTGAATTACCACTGCAACAAGAAGCTGATGGACGCTTCGCTGTGCGGTTGGGAGATTTAATGAAAGATGCAGAACGGGTAATTTTAGCTAATATTTATTTGGGACAATTGCCAGCAGGTGAACAAGCGATCGCTAATGTGCAAGTCCGCTACGACGATCCAGCCGCCAATAAGGTAGGTTTAGTTACACCAAATATCTCCGTTTATGCCCATGTTGTGAAAAACTACCAAGCAGATCCGAATCCCCAGGTGCAACAATCTATTTTGGCATTAGCTAAGTATCGCCAAACCCAGCTAGCCGAAACGAAATTGCAACAGGGCGATCGCTCTGGTGCAGCGACAATGCTACAAACGGCTGCTAAAACTGCGCTGCAAATGGGAGATACTGGGGCAGCGACGGTGTTGCAAACTTCTGCCACCCAGCTACAATCTGGTGGAGATTTATCTGAAAGCGATCGCAAGAAAACCAGAATTGTCTCCAAAACAGTTTTGCAAGATACCCCTCCTCAATGA